Genomic DNA from Amycolatopsis alba DSM 44262:
CTCGTCGCCGAAGAACCGGACCTCCCACGGCTCCTCCCGCGACGGGAACACCCCGGTCACCACGCCGCGGATGAACCCGCCGCGCAGCGCGCGATACAGCCCGACGGCCTCGGGCGTGACCTCACCGCCGGGGGCCAGCCCGATCGTCGCCATCCCGCTCACGAACCGGGTGTACTGCTCCACCTCCTCGGCAAGGGTGAGCCCTGGAGTCGGCTCCTCGTCGGCCAGCACCGGCGGCACGGAGAGCTCCGGGTCGTAGAACTCCATCACCGAGGGACGCTCCGGAACCTCGGCGGACAGCGGGGCGATGACCTCGTCGATGACGTCGAAGACAGCGGTCGTTGAAGTGCTCACCTGACCATTGAACACCCTGGTACCGACAATTTTTAGAACTTTTGTTCGAACGAGTGAGGCTGGTCTGCGAGCGGTCGGTGAGCGGTCGCCGGTCGGCAGATTCGCTTCGGCTGAGAGCCGATCGCCTGCCGGGTCACGGCCTGGGCGACGGTCACCACCGACCGATCACCCCGGATGCCAAGAAGGGTCCCCGTAGGACGGAATTCCGTCCTACGGGGACCCTTCTTGGCACTTGCGGTGCGAGAGCTACTTCGTCTTCGTGGCCGTCGAGCGCGCAGCGGGCTTCTTGGCCGTCGTCGTCTTCGCAGCCGCTGTCTTGGTCGCGGTGGTCTTGGTCGCGGTGGTCTTCTTGGCCGCTGTCGTCTTGGCGGCCGCCGGCTTCCGCGCCGGAGCCTTGCGCTTGGGCGCGGGGCCCTTCGCGCGCTTCTCCGCCAGGAGTTCGGCACCGCGCTCGGCGGTCAGCTCCTCGATGCTGTCCGACTTCCGCAGCGTCGCGTTGTACTCGCCGTCGGTCACGTACGGACCGAAGCGACCGTCCTTGACCACCATCGGCTTACCGGACACCGGGTCGTCGCCCAGCTCCTTGAGCGGCGGCTTCGCGGTCGCGGACCGGCCACGCTGCTTCGGCTCCGAGTAGATCTTCAGCGCCTCTTCGAGAGTGATCGAGAACAGCTGATCCTCGGTCGTGAGCGAACGCGAGTCCGTGCCCTTCTTCAGGTACGGCCCGTAGCGCCCGTTCTGCGCGGTGATCTCGTCGCCGGACTCCGGGTCCTTGCCGACCACGCGCGGCAGCGAAAGCAGCTTCAGCGCGTCTTCGAGGTTCATCGTCTCGATCGACATCGACTTGAACAGTGAGCCCGTCCGCGGCTTCGGCTGCTTCGCCTTGGCGGCCTTCTTCTGCGCGGCTGTCGCGCCTTCGGGCAGCGGCTCCGGCTCGGGCAGGAGCTCGGTGACATACGGGCCGAAACGGCCTTCCTTCGCCACGATCTCGTGCCCGCTGACCGGGTCCTTGCCGAGCACGCGGCCTTCCTGCGGCGTCGCGAACAGCTTCTCCGCGATGGCCGGGGTCAGCTCGTCCGGCGGCAGGTCCTCGGGCAGGTTCGCCCGCTGCGACGTCCCGTCGACCTCACGCTCGAGGTACGGGCCGTAGCGGCCGACGCGCACGACGACGGTGTGACCGTCGGCGTCGCTGAACAGCGGGATCGAGTTGATCTCGCGGGCGTCGATGTCCTCGACGCCCGAACCGACCAGCTTCTTCAGCCCGCCGAGACGGCCGATGGAACCGTCGACGCCCATGTCCCCGCCGAAGTAGAACTTCGACAGCCATTGCGTCCGGTGCTCGGCACCGGCGGCGATGCGGTCGAGCTCGTCCTCCATACCGGCGGTGAAGTCGTAGTCGACCAGCCGCTCGAAATGCCGTTCCATCAGGCCGATCACGGCGAACGCGACCCAGGAGGGGACCAGCGCGGAACCCTTCTTCCACACGTAACCGCGGTCCTGGATGGTCTTGATGATCGACGCGTACGTCGACGGGCGGCCGATGCCCAGCTCTTCGAGCTTGCTGACCAGGCTCGGCTCCGAGTAGCGCGCCGGCGGCGACGTGGTGTGCCCGTCCGGGCTCAGGTCGGTCGCGGTCAGCGCCTGGTCCTTGACCAGCTGCGGCAGACGGCTCTGCTTGTCGTCCGCTTCGCCACCGCTCTCGGTGTCGACGGCCTCGACGTACGCCTTGAGGAACCCGGCGAAGGTGATCGTGCGGCCCGACGAGGCGAAGGTGACCTCTTCGCCGCTGGTGGCGGTGCCGACGATGCGCACCGACATCGTGGTGCCCTTCGCGTCCGCCATCTGCGACGCGATCGTCCGCTGCCAGATCATCTCGTAAAGGCGGTACTCGTCGGTGTCCAGATCCTTCGCGACCTGGCCCGGCGTGCGGAAGACCTCACCAGAGGGACGGATCGCCTCGTGGGCTTCCTGCGCGTTCTTCACCTTGCGGGTGTACTGGCGCGGCGACGGCGAGACGTACTCCTTGCCGTACAGCTGCGTCGCCTGGCTGCGCGCCGCCGAGATCGCCGACTCCGACAGCGTCGTGGAGTCGGTACGCATATAAGTGATGTAACCGTTCTCGTACAGCTTCTGCGCGATCCGCATGGTGCGCTCGGAGGTGAACCGCAGCTTGCGGCCTGCCTCCTGCTGCAGGGTCGAGGTCATGAAGGGCGCGTACGGCTTCCGCGTGTACGGCTTCTCTTCGACGCTCGCGACCTTGAAGTCACGGTTCTTCAGCGCCTCGGCGAGCCGGACCGCGTCCGCCTCGGCCAGCACGCGGATCTCGTTGTTCGAGGAGGTGCCGGTCTTGAGCTGCCCGTCCGGGCCGAAGTCGCGGCCGGTGGCCAGGCGCGCGCCGTCGACGGCGATCATCCTGGCCGGGAAGTTCCGGGGCGACGCCTCCGCGCCCGCGTCCATCGTCGCGGAGATGTCCCAGTACGACGCCGAGGTGAACCGCATGCGCTCGCGTTCCCGCTCGACCACGATCCGGGTCGCCACGGACTGCACACGGCCGGCCGAAAGCTTCGGCATGACCTTCTTCCACAGCACGGGCGAGACCTCGTAGCCGTAGAGCCGGTCCAGGATGCGGCGGGTCTCCTGCGCGTCGACCAGGTCCCCGTCGAGTTCACGCGTGCTGTCGGCCGCGGCGCGGATCGCCTGCTCGGTGACCTCGTGGAAGACCATCCGGCGGACCGGGACCTTCGGCTTGAGGGTCTCCAGCAGATGCCACGCGATGGCTTCGCCCTCGCGGTCGGGGTCCGTGGCGAGGTAGAGCTCGTCGACGTCCTTCAGCAGGCTTTTCAGCTCGGTGACCTTGGACTTCTTGTCCGGCGTGACGACGTAGAGCGCCTTGAAGTCGTTGTCGACGTCGACCCCCAGCCGCGCCCACGACTCACCCTTGTACTGGGCAGGCACGTCGGCCGCGCCGCGGGGAAGGTCGCGGATGTGTCCGACCGAGGACTCCACGACGTAGTTACCGCCGAGGTACGGGGCGATCTTGCGGGCCTTGGTCGGCGACTCGACGATCACCAGCCGACGACGGCTGGCGCCGTCGTCCGACGCCGCGGTCTTCTTCGTCCGTGCTCCTGCCACGCTGTCCTGCTCTCCGCTCATCCTCGGCGCCTTCGCGCCGCCTCTCGACCAGTCAGTGTGCACGCTCGCACCGCCCGGACCACGGCTAGGTGGTGCAACACGCCGCCGATCGTGTGTTCAGCGCATCGCCGCTGACCTCGTCGATGTTTCCTTTCAACACCTAGCACGTGATGTCGGACACGTCCGCCTGGGGTCCCGCGTGACGGGGTGAACACCCTCCGTTCGACGGTGGTGACACCGTGGCCGCCAACGCTTCACTTGATATCCACGCCGACTCGAAAGGACCCCACGTGACGCGACGACTCCTCGGCACCCTGTTCGCCATGCTGACCGCATCCGCCCTGGTCGGAACCGCCCCGGCCGAGGCGGCGACGACCACCTTCGCCGGAACCGTGGCGTTGTCGAACTGTTCCGGGTCGGTGGTCAAACCGCCCGAGGCGAGCCTCGACGACCCCGCCCTCGTCCTGTCCAACGGGCACTGCCTGCAAGAAGGTTTCCCGGACCCAGGGGAAGTAATCGTCAATCAGCCTTCATCACGGACCTTCAGCCTGCTGTCCAAGGACGGCCGCTCGTCGCTGGCCACGCTCAAGGCGAAGAAGCTGCTCTACGCGACGATGACCGACACGGACGTCTCGCTCTACCAGCTCAACACCAGCTACGCCAAGATCCAGTCGAGCCACGGTATCGCCCCGCTGACGCTCTCGCCGACCCGTCCGTCGGCGGGCGTCGCGATGGACGTCGTCTCCGGCTACTGGAAGAAGATCTACTCCTGCAACATCGACGGCTTCGTCCACGAGCTGCATGAGGCGAACTGGGTCTGGAAGGACTCGATCCGGTACACCTCGGCGTGCAAGACGATCGGCGGGACCTCGGGGTCGCCGATCGTCGAAACCTCGACGGGGAAGGTCGTCGGCGTCAACAACACCGGCAACGAGAGCGGCCAGCGATGCACGATGAACAACCCGTGCGAGGTCGACGCCGCCGGGAAGGTGACCGTGCGGAAGGGCATCAACTACGGGGAACAGACCTATCAGCTGACCTCCTGTCTCGCACACAGTGAACTGGACTTGGCGAACCCGAACTGCAAGGCGCCGAAACCCTGACGAAAGTTCTCGTGAGTGGGAAGGACGGTGAGAACCGTCCTTCCCACTCACGAGACTCAGACGGCACGCACCACCGGCACCAGGCTGGGCCAAGCCGGCTCCGCTCCTGCGGGCGCGTCCCCGATCAGTTCCAGGACGTGCGCGAGCCGCCGCCGTCCGGTGACCCGAAGCAGTGCCTCTTCACCTTTCTGCGCTTTCGCCGGTACGCCCAGCTGAGCCAGCGCCGCGATCAGCGGCTCATATGTCTCCGGTGCCTCCGGATCGAGCGCGAGCAGGTAGCCGTTGCCCTGAGGGCTTCCCGCCGCCAGCGCCCACATCCTCAGCATCGCCCCGTCGAGCCGGAACCCGTCCGGCAGGACCTTCCCTTCACCACGGGTCCAACGCTGCTCCAGCGGCAGCAGATCGACCCGGAACGGCGTTCTCACGAGTGGCCGCCCGCATTCGGCGGCCGAGACCTGCGCGTCCGCGCCGCGACGACGACATTCCCTGGCGAGGGCACTCGCCCGCCAAGGCTCGTCGACCACGGCGGACAGCCGCGCGGCCGTCCGCCCGAAGCCCGTCATCCGTCCGGGCCCGCACAGCACCCCGGCGAGGTCGGCGAGCCCCGGCCCGCTCGCCTCCGCCGAGAAGAGCGAGATCGTCCCGTCCACCCCGACACAATAGAACACAAGTTCGAGTCATGGCCAGTGATAGCGCGGTGACTCAGCGAGGTTGCTTGACCAAATCCTGGCAAATCGGGATCCGGCTGCTCGCCGAGGCGAGCTGAGGCACGTCGTTAAGGCCCCTGAGAAGGTCGAGGCGGTCGAGTTCGTCGAGGGAGGTCCTCGCGTCGCGAAGTGCCGTTTTCGTCGTCTCGGGGTCGGCTGAGGAGCCGAGACGGTGCCGGACGTCGTCGGCGCGGGCGCGGATCGCGTCGAGCTGGGCGACAGCGGCCGTCCGCGAGGCATCGCCGCCGGCAACCGGGGACGGACCGAGATTCCCGAGCGCGGCGGACGTGCGCTTCAGCCCTTCGGACACCGAGGCCATCAGCTCACCGGAGGTCTGGGAGGCCTGCTGCGGGGTACTCGGATCGACGCTGGGCAACGTCGCCAGCGTCCGCACGAGGCCACCCGCCGCGCCGCAGTATCCCTCCGCCCAGGCGGAAGTGGGGTCGGCCTCCGACGCGCTGACCGTCGCGAGACCTTCTTGTCTGGCGTGGGAAGTCACCGCGGGCTGCTGCCCGCACCCGGCGACGCCGAGCCCGATACCTGTTGCTAGCGCGGCAAGGACGGTGAACCGCGGCCGCACGAAAACACCTCCCGAACTCCACGACTTCCCAGCTGGCCCCCGACGGTACCGATACCGGGGGGCATTGCAAATCGCCGGGCGATCGACGCGGCGAAAAGAATGGTCAAGAGGGCAGCTTCTTGCAGTTCGGGGCCTGTGCGGCCAAGGATTTCAACGAAGCGTTCGTTTCCAGCTGCTGGAACGGGTCGGGCATGTCGTTGATGTCGGACCCGATCCGCCGGAACGCGATCGCGGCCTCCGCCGTCGCCTGCTTGTCGTCCTTGGGCGCCGCGTCCAGTTTCGCTTTCGCGGCGACGACCTGGTCCCGGATCGGTGTCAGCGCTTCGACGATGCTTTTGCGCACGCTCTCGGCCTCCGCGCTCGGCGCTTGACCGAGCCCTTTCAGGCCCGTGACGGCGTTGTCGAAACCGGGCGCGAAAACACCGAAGGCCTCGTCCATCGCGTTGCGGGCGCTCGCGGGGTCGTTCTGTTCGAAGTCGGGCATCCGGAAGTCGCCGATCTTGGCGAAATCGATCAGCGAACCACAGAAGCCGTCCATCCAGGAGCCTCCGGCCGCGGGAGCGGAAGAAGAAGGAGAAGGAGAAGGAGAAGGAGCGGTGGCCGCCGGTTCGGCGCCGCCA
This window encodes:
- the topA gene encoding type I DNA topoisomerase, which encodes MSGEQDSVAGARTKKTAASDDGASRRRLVIVESPTKARKIAPYLGGNYVVESSVGHIRDLPRGAADVPAQYKGESWARLGVDVDNDFKALYVVTPDKKSKVTELKSLLKDVDELYLATDPDREGEAIAWHLLETLKPKVPVRRMVFHEVTEQAIRAAADSTRELDGDLVDAQETRRILDRLYGYEVSPVLWKKVMPKLSAGRVQSVATRIVVERERERMRFTSASYWDISATMDAGAEASPRNFPARMIAVDGARLATGRDFGPDGQLKTGTSSNNEIRVLAEADAVRLAEALKNRDFKVASVEEKPYTRKPYAPFMTSTLQQEAGRKLRFTSERTMRIAQKLYENGYITYMRTDSTTLSESAISAARSQATQLYGKEYVSPSPRQYTRKVKNAQEAHEAIRPSGEVFRTPGQVAKDLDTDEYRLYEMIWQRTIASQMADAKGTTMSVRIVGTATSGEEVTFASSGRTITFAGFLKAYVEAVDTESGGEADDKQSRLPQLVKDQALTATDLSPDGHTTSPPARYSEPSLVSKLEELGIGRPSTYASIIKTIQDRGYVWKKGSALVPSWVAFAVIGLMERHFERLVDYDFTAGMEDELDRIAAGAEHRTQWLSKFYFGGDMGVDGSIGRLGGLKKLVGSGVEDIDAREINSIPLFSDADGHTVVVRVGRYGPYLEREVDGTSQRANLPEDLPPDELTPAIAEKLFATPQEGRVLGKDPVSGHEIVAKEGRFGPYVTELLPEPEPLPEGATAAQKKAAKAKQPKPRTGSLFKSMSIETMNLEDALKLLSLPRVVGKDPESGDEITAQNGRYGPYLKKGTDSRSLTTEDQLFSITLEEALKIYSEPKQRGRSATAKPPLKELGDDPVSGKPMVVKDGRFGPYVTDGEYNATLRKSDSIEELTAERGAELLAEKRAKGPAPKRKAPARKPAAAKTTAAKKTTATKTTATKTAAAKTTTAKKPAARSTATKTK
- a CDS encoding S1 family peptidase, whose protein sequence is MTRRLLGTLFAMLTASALVGTAPAEAATTTFAGTVALSNCSGSVVKPPEASLDDPALVLSNGHCLQEGFPDPGEVIVNQPSSRTFSLLSKDGRSSLATLKAKKLLYATMTDTDVSLYQLNTSYAKIQSSHGIAPLTLSPTRPSAGVAMDVVSGYWKKIYSCNIDGFVHELHEANWVWKDSIRYTSACKTIGGTSGSPIVETSTGKVVGVNNTGNESGQRCTMNNPCEVDAAGKVTVRKGINYGEQTYQLTSCLAHSELDLANPNCKAPKP